One genomic region from Electrophorus electricus isolate fEleEle1 chromosome 25, fEleEle1.pri, whole genome shotgun sequence encodes:
- the LOC118240764 gene encoding cyclin-dependent kinase 5 activator 1-like — MPERLGQASTESMPRLLMQSSTNELLTCLGVFLCRRCCLLKDLTAVEPVQWLRIVDRYVTLTEWQEQSFLIPSTMVFLYMLCRDIISAEVATKEELQAVLLTCLYVSCSYMCEEISYPAKAFLVEENKGAFWARSLDIANRMSGKMLQINNDPQYFWQVFTDLKNKMVH, encoded by the coding sequence ATGCCTGAAAGGCTGGGCCAGGCCAGCACTGAAAGCATGCCTAGACTGCTCATGCAGTCCTCCACCAACGAGCTGCTCACATGCCTGGGTGTGTTCTTGTGCCGGCGTTGCTGCCTGCTGAAGGACCTGACTGCTGTCGAGCCTGTGCAGTGGCTGCGCATTGTGGACCGCTACGTGACACTGACAGAATGGCAGGAGCAAAGCTTCCTCATTCCAAGCACCATGGTCTTTCTCTACATGCTGTGCCGTGACATCATTTCAGCTGAGGTGGCCACCAAGGAGGAGTTGCAGGCCGTGCTGCtcacatgcttgtatgtgtctTGCTCCTACATGTGTGAGGAGATCAGCTACCCAGCCAAAGCTTTCCTGGTGGAGGAAAACAAAGGGGCCTTCTGGGCCCGATCCCTGGACATTGCTAACCGCATGAGTGGCAAGATGCTGCAGATTAACAATGACCCGCAGTATTTTTGGCAGGTCTTCACTGACCTGAAGAACAAGATGGTTCATTAA
- the LOC118240765 gene encoding rho guanine nucleotide exchange factor 11-like encodes MPHGPWGSCFQGSKCARADDRQPSSVPGHNSGTLTRFKSVDTPLALLPDAPPLEEDTVHCQNWQETVEPHTLASLGSREIERQAVIYELFTTEASHLRTLRVLDQVFFQKMRNLLTVEELSCIFPNLPQVYSLHANLCESMKRLRDSSIVQGIGDIMVSRFEDAAGEEFQEQVSHLCSQQSQALELIKNKCKDPRFAHLIQECEASPHCRRLQLKDLLVSEMQRLTKYPLLLDNIIRHTEAGSPDLQPLVRAQACCRGILRAVNEVVRETEHRRLLSRYQRRLDLSPLERQASPVAAQFKNLDLTTKKMIHEGPLTWKVSKDKAIDIHALLLSDLLVLLQRGPGDRLNLRCPARSLGGVWGGNTHLKTTFCPVVRLDSSLVRSVATDNKALYVISTSERQIYELVAGTSSEKNTWKNLLEKTISSASGGIEATEQGSTAPSAVLRLHGNQVGRLDGSLSEESGSIERDSQSDDENVLTPTIPTDQSEAYMHTGGQGYVGGQAKVADAALQDVRTLRLLILGSLDPLEAASQKQKVTSLSSQQEGQEMPCQSPKGRSHLEMLRHETRPCQSRASIRQRMIKNVDGIFQRMEGLMKNLHQLREIEAL; translated from the exons ATGCCGCACGGCCCCTGGGGCTCATGTTTTCAAGGGTCGAAGTGCGCACGTGCTGACGACCGGCAACCTAGCTCCGTGCCTGGGCACAATTCGGGCACTTTGACCCGCTTcaa GAGTGTGGATACACCACTGGCGTTGTTGCCTGATGCACCTCCTTTGGAAGAGGACACGGTCCACTGTCAGAACTGGCAGGAGACAGTGGAGCCGCACACACTCGCCTCTCTCGGCTCCCGGGAGATCGAACGGCAGGCTGTCATATATG AGCTGTTCACAACGGAAGCATCTCACTTGCGGACTCTCAGGGTTCTCGATCAGGTGTTCTTCCAGAAGATGAGGAACCTTTTGACCGTCGAAGAACTTTCCTGTATCTTCCCCAACCTGCCCCAGGTCTACAGTCTTCAtg CGAATCTGTGTGAGTCCATGAAGAGGCTGAGGGACTCTTCTATAGTTCAAGGCATCGGAGACATCATGGTGTCTAGA TTTGAAGACGCTGCAGGAGAGGAGTtccaggagcaggtgtctcaCCTGTGCAGTCAGCAGAGTCAGGCACTGGagctcattaaaaataaatgcaaagaccCGCGTTTCGCGCACCTTATACAG gaatgTGAAGCCAGCCCTCACTGCCGCCGACTACAATTAAAGGACCTTCTAGTGTCTGAGATGCAGAGACTCACCAAATACCCCTTGCTGCTGGATaacatcatcagacacacagaag CTGGTTCTCCAGACCTGCAGCCATTGGTGAGGGCACAGGCGTGCTGCCGTGGGATACTGCGAGCTGTCAATGAGGTCGTCAGGGAGACGGAGCACCGGCGACTGCTCAGCCGTTATCAGCGCAGGCTAGACTTGTCCCCTCTGGAGAGGCAGGCCAGTCCTGTCGCTGCTCAGTTCAAG AATCTGGACCTGACCACTAAGAAAATGATCCACGAAGGACCGTTGACTTGGAAAGTTAGTAAAGATAAAGCTATAG acattcatgctctgcttctctcagaCCTGTTGGTGCTACTCCAAAGGGGTCCAGGTGACCGTTTGAACTTGCGATGTCCAGCGCGCTCactgggtggggtttggggtgggAACACGCACCTCAAAACCACCTTTTGCCCCGTTGTTCGCTTGGATTCATCTCTTGTCAGATCTGTGGCTACAG ATAACAAGGCCTTGTATGTGATCAGTacatcagagagacagatatacgAGCTGGTGGCTGGGACTTCCTCTGAGAAAAACAc ATGGAAGAACCTGTTAGAAAAGACCATCTCCTCGGCCTCTGGAGGCATTGAAGCCACCGAGCAAGGATCAACAGCTCC GTCTGCGGTTCTACGGTTGCATGGTAATCAAGTCGGTCGTCTAG ATGGCTCCCTATCAGAAGAGTCTGGTTCGATAGAGAGAGATTCACAGAGTGATGATGAAAATGTTCTCACACCTACTATcccaactgaccaatcagaagcctACATGCATACTGGTGGGCAGGGTTATGTGGGAGGACAAGCTAAAGTGGCTGATGCTGCTCTTCAAGATG TCAGGACACTAAGACTGTTGATCCTTGGATCCTTGGATCCTTTAGAGGCTGCCAGTCAGAAGCAGAAAGTGACATCATTGTCCTCACAGCAAGAAGGGCAGGAGATGCCTTGCCAGTCACCAAAAGGCCGTTCACACCTGGAGATGCTGAGGCATGAAACGAGGCCCTGCCAATCACGAGCAAGCATACGGCAGCGCATGATAAAAAATGTGGATGGAATCTTTCAAAGAATGGAGGGACTGATGAAAAACCTGCATCAGCTTAGG gaGATTGAAGCACTGTAG
- the LOC118240766 gene encoding uncharacterized protein LOC118240766, with translation MTPTKPVSMEQADGGHGQERQRHFARAHANGQLPRQMNPVYLQPAVMCVDSYGPAPFPCGIAVAPSHVVGHVSGAVEAPPIKIFQHPTGLVEVHSHQPSPHVLTANPSIPGASHWHSTPIPYCMRNAGLHTSESPRLPGNIGAYYTNQELYWQQVYWEWYRQTYYSHLSSLEQWHMACHQNHLQNIAKQKPPTPPPQLRKRKRKAFSGDEGSFSHSSSESEAHADEGQPPSKRPLENLFVEEPLVCDAVVNKEGEVFFSDQILGLLEGIPGILDLAAEMGFSV, from the exons ATGACTCCAACCAAACCAGTCTCTATGGAGCAAGCTGATGGAG GCCATGgccaggagaggcagaggcactTTGCCCGAGCCCATGCTAATGGGCAGCTTCCAAGGCAGATGAATCCAGTCTACCTCCAGCCTGCGG tgatgtgtgtggactcCTATGGGCCGGCACCCTTCCCTTGCGGAATCGCTGTGGCACCCTCGCATGTGGTCGGCCATGTTAGTGGTGCTGTAGAGGCACCGCCCATAAAGATCTTTCAGCATCCCACAG GCCTGGTGGAGGTACACAGCCATCAGCCTTCTCCACATGTGCTGACTGCCAATCCATCCATAC CAGGTGCAAGCCACTGGCACTCTACGCCGATTCCCTACTGTATGCGGAATGCCGGTCTCCATACCAGCGAGTCCCCTCGGCTGCCTGGCAACATTGGAGCTTATTATACGAACCAGGAGCTCTACTGGCAGCAGGTCTACTGGGAGTGGTACAGGCAGACCTACTACTCTCACCTGTCCAGCCTGGAGCAATGGCATATGGCCTGCCACCAGAACCACCTGCAGAACATAGCCAAGCAAAAGCCGCCGACTCCACCACCGCAGCtgcggaagagaaagaggaaggcctTCTCTGGAGATGAGGGATCATTCTCTCACTCCAGCTCAGAGTCGGAGGCACATGCTGATGAGGGCCAACCTCCCAGCAAAAGGCCACTCGAGAACCTTTTTGTTGAGGAGCCACTGGTGTGTGATGCAGTTGTTAATAAAGAAGGAGAAGTGTTCTTCTCCGACCAAATTCTAGGCCTGCTGGAGGGGATTCCTGGCATTCTGGATCTGGCTGCAGAGATGGGTTTCTCGGTCTGA